A genome region from Deltaproteobacteria bacterium includes the following:
- a CDS encoding shikimate dehydrogenase produces the protein MATTSITGQTRIVGIFGDPISHTRSPAMQNAAFQACKLPYVYVPLLVHPSDLARAVHSIRALNLAGVNVTVPHKEQIVRYLDSLSEEAKLCGAVNTVVNRDGHLFGDNTDGRGFLQSLKEYGLSPKQGEVILIGAGGSARAVLVSLLRAGYGPITIVNRTLANARALVRSYRHVSQTEVTALPLAALQNSQLLERASLIINSTSVGLHDEDFFPLAYAETPRMCLFYDLLYRPKPTSFLQPARRGRRPTLDGRTMLLHQGALAFALWTGVPAPLQIMKRALQHALQ, from the coding sequence ATGGCAACAACAAGCATCACAGGACAGACTCGCATCGTCGGTATCTTCGGCGACCCGATTAGCCATACGCGTTCGCCAGCAATGCAAAATGCCGCGTTCCAAGCGTGTAAACTGCCGTACGTCTACGTGCCTCTCCTCGTCCATCCGTCCGATCTTGCTCGCGCAGTCCACAGCATCCGAGCGCTCAATCTTGCTGGGGTGAATGTCACGGTTCCGCACAAAGAACAGATTGTTCGCTATCTCGACTCGCTCAGCGAAGAAGCGAAACTCTGCGGCGCCGTGAATACCGTCGTGAACCGTGACGGTCATCTCTTCGGTGATAACACCGATGGTCGTGGTTTTCTGCAATCATTGAAAGAATATGGACTCTCGCCAAAGCAAGGAGAAGTCATATTGATTGGTGCTGGAGGATCGGCTCGCGCAGTATTGGTCTCGTTACTCCGTGCTGGATACGGACCGATCACGATTGTCAACCGAACCCTCGCGAATGCACGAGCACTTGTGCGGAGTTATCGTCATGTGAGTCAAACTGAAGTAACGGCACTCCCCTTAGCCGCGCTACAAAACTCGCAGTTACTAGAACGTGCATCCCTGATCATTAACAGCACCTCAGTCGGTCTCCATGATGAAGACTTTTTTCCACTTGCCTATGCTGAAACTCCACGCATGTGCTTATTCTACGATCTGCTGTATCGACCAAAACCCACCTCATTCCTGCAACCCGCGAGAAGAGGGCGGCGTCCCACACTCGACGGGCGAACAATGCTACTCCATCAAGGCGCATTGGCCTTCGCGTTGTGGACGGGGGTGCCAGCGCCGTTGCAGATAATGAAGCGGGCGTTACAGCATGCTCTTCAGTAG
- a CDS encoding PAS domain S-box protein translates to MRLTGILVSFYVIAFLGSYLTLRVFQVEKLLAERDLEFGHLSSLYQGVVQHLESGLLITNSKGIIEYANSAVGEITGTPVDTLLGKAIVEHFPTLPETKITEKPFEFTFQGHDDNSERVLRLTCSALNDTYGNGIGMLYSIQDITSIKALERSLHAAQEAEYTVVWSEGERVEAFAGLIGRSEVMNKVYQLITKVADSTSTVLIVGESGTGKELVAQAVHNEGQRAKHVFIPVNCGAIPESLIESELFGHLKGSFTGATTNRLGLFREAHGGTLFLDEIGELPLSMQVKLLRVLQEREVTPIGSNKGVHVDVRVIAATNRDLEAEVTAGRFRQDLFYRLNVISLSLPPLRERPGDLPLLIHHFLVRFASASGKSLPQISPQAMRILLDYHYPGNIRELENIIQHAVTMAEEDIIRSKDLTAHLHTLSRIHIESSSNSTAQKASSQETSTDFFSKGVSLDAELEAYEQTILRAALEKAGGVQKKAAEVLGINYRSLRHRLHKYHLS, encoded by the coding sequence GTGCGCCTTACTGGCATTCTAGTCTCCTTTTACGTCATCGCGTTTCTCGGTAGCTACCTCACCCTTCGGGTGTTTCAAGTCGAAAAGCTTTTGGCCGAACGGGATCTCGAATTCGGTCATCTTTCCTCTCTCTACCAAGGAGTGGTTCAACATCTCGAAAGTGGACTGCTAATTACTAACAGCAAGGGCATTATCGAGTATGCCAACAGCGCAGTTGGGGAGATTACTGGAACTCCAGTCGATACTTTGCTCGGGAAAGCAATTGTCGAGCACTTTCCAACACTACCGGAAACAAAAATCACAGAAAAGCCGTTTGAGTTTACTTTTCAAGGGCACGACGACAATAGCGAACGAGTTCTCCGCCTGACATGCTCAGCACTGAACGACACCTATGGTAATGGGATCGGAATGTTATACAGCATTCAGGATATCACAAGCATCAAGGCGCTCGAACGCAGCCTGCACGCCGCGCAGGAAGCAGAATACACTGTCGTCTGGAGTGAGGGAGAACGCGTAGAAGCATTTGCTGGCTTAATTGGACGCAGCGAAGTGATGAATAAAGTTTATCAACTCATCACAAAAGTCGCGGACAGCACCAGCACAGTGCTTATTGTTGGCGAGAGCGGTACAGGGAAAGAGTTGGTTGCACAAGCAGTTCATAACGAGGGGCAACGTGCCAAGCACGTCTTTATCCCCGTAAATTGTGGTGCCATTCCAGAGTCACTCATAGAGAGTGAACTCTTTGGTCATCTCAAAGGATCGTTTACCGGAGCAACGACTAATCGACTAGGTCTTTTTCGTGAAGCGCATGGCGGCACCCTTTTTCTTGATGAAATCGGTGAGCTTCCCTTGTCAATGCAAGTGAAACTTTTGCGTGTCCTTCAAGAACGAGAAGTGACTCCGATCGGTAGCAACAAAGGGGTACACGTCGATGTTCGTGTCATTGCAGCAACAAATCGTGACCTTGAAGCAGAAGTTACAGCAGGACGGTTTCGGCAAGATCTTTTTTATAGACTCAATGTCATTTCCCTTTCCTTACCTCCCTTACGAGAACGTCCTGGGGATTTACCACTATTGATCCACCATTTTCTTGTTCGGTTCGCTAGTGCAAGCGGGAAGAGTCTTCCCCAGATCTCTCCGCAAGCCATGCGCATTTTGCTCGATTATCACTATCCCGGGAATATCCGCGAGTTGGAGAATATTATCCAACACGCTGTAACTATGGCAGAAGAGGACATCATTCGTAGTAAAGACCTTACCGCACATCTCCATACACTGAGCCGTATTCATATAGAGAGCTCATCGAACAGCACAGCACAGAAGGCAAGCAGTCAGGAAACATCTACCGACTTCTTCAGTAAAGGAGTCAGTTTAGATGCGGAGCTAGAAGCGTACGAGCAAACCATTCTTCGAGCTGCTCTCGAAAAGGCTGGGGGAGTACAAAAGAAGGCAGCAGAAGTACTCGGCATAAACTATCGTTCCCTTCGTCATCGTTTACACAAGTATCACCTGTCCTAA
- a CDS encoding type II secretion system F family protein has product MAIFIWQGVGPNGESVQGEMEAASKDAVVSRLRAQRIRPKTNKIRAKGKFDQEIKIPGFGEKVAPKDIVIFTRQLATMIDAGLPIVQSLDILAQQSENKTFSKVIRQIKLDVEGGTTFADSLAKHPKQFDNLYTNMVHAGEIGGILDTILQRLSGYMEKAIKLKAKIKGAMIYPISIVSVAVIVTAILLIFVIPTFSDMFSSFGKALPLPTQIAINLSYVTIAYLKYIIAFWIAIVIAIRMWYKTEKGRFAIDGFLLKLPIFGTLIRKAAVARFTRTLATLLSSGVPVLDSLLITGKTAGNKVVEKAILNARQSISEGKTLTEPLLASQVLPPMVCQMVNVGETTGALDSMLNKIADFYDDEVDNAVNNLTAMMEPMVIAFLGIVIGGLVVAMYMPIFKMGSIINGSDYVGLADRSAPALLVVSLSPSRYHHVPTRSGLSFLSTQELCLACRAYAPECSRFH; this is encoded by the coding sequence ATGGCAATTTTTATTTGGCAAGGTGTCGGCCCCAACGGCGAGTCAGTACAGGGTGAGATGGAAGCTGCCTCGAAAGACGCAGTAGTCTCTCGTCTTCGTGCTCAGCGCATTCGCCCCAAAACCAATAAAATCCGGGCAAAAGGGAAATTCGATCAGGAGATCAAGATCCCAGGGTTTGGCGAAAAAGTCGCCCCGAAAGATATCGTTATCTTTACCCGCCAGCTCGCGACCATGATCGACGCCGGCCTGCCCATTGTGCAGTCGCTCGACATCCTTGCCCAGCAAAGTGAAAATAAGACTTTTAGTAAAGTCATCAGGCAGATTAAGCTTGATGTCGAAGGGGGAACCACTTTCGCCGATTCACTCGCCAAACACCCCAAGCAATTCGACAATCTGTACACCAACATGGTCCATGCTGGGGAGATCGGCGGTATTCTCGATACTATTCTTCAGCGCCTGTCTGGCTATATGGAAAAGGCGATCAAACTGAAAGCCAAAATCAAAGGGGCGATGATCTACCCGATCAGTATCGTTTCTGTCGCGGTCATCGTCACTGCAATTCTGCTCATCTTTGTTATACCAACTTTCTCAGACATGTTTTCTAGTTTTGGAAAGGCTCTCCCTCTCCCAACGCAAATCGCCATCAACCTCAGTTACGTTACCATCGCCTATCTCAAGTATATCATTGCCTTCTGGATTGCGATCGTTATAGCTATACGAATGTGGTACAAAACCGAGAAGGGGCGCTTTGCTATAGACGGGTTCTTGCTGAAGCTGCCAATTTTCGGAACACTTATCCGCAAAGCTGCAGTTGCACGATTCACTCGCACCCTGGCAACGTTGCTCTCCTCCGGCGTCCCAGTTCTTGATTCGCTCCTCATCACGGGAAAAACCGCAGGCAATAAAGTTGTAGAGAAAGCAATTCTCAACGCGCGGCAGAGTATTAGCGAAGGGAAAACACTTACCGAGCCGCTGCTCGCCAGCCAAGTGCTTCCCCCAATGGTCTGCCAAATGGTCAATGTCGGAGAGACAACTGGCGCGCTTGATTCCATGCTCAATAAAATTGCCGACTTCTATGATGACGAAGTCGATAATGCTGTCAACAACTTGACTGCGATGATGGAACCAATGGTCATTGCCTTCCTTGGTATCGTGATTGGTGGGCTCGTAGTCGCGATGTACATGCCGATCTTTAAAATGGGTTCGATTATCAACGGCTCAGACTATGTCGGACTCGCAGACCGCTCTGCGCCAGCGCTTCTCGTGGTTTCTCTTTCTCCGAGTCGTTATCACCACGTGCCTACTCGGAGCGGTCTTTCTTTCCTATCAACACAGGAGCTTTGCCTCGCCTGCCGAGCGTATGCTCCTGAGTGTTCTCGTTTTCACTAA